In a single window of the Arthrobacter sp. StoSoilA2 genome:
- a CDS encoding BadF/BadG/BcrA/BcrD ATPase family protein, whose translation MNNLDSAMHSHASTEALTGTVIGLDIGGTKTRGVRFEDGVPVLDESAGSSNVQNVSREQAMANLAELFGKIGGGDIDQVYAGAGGIDTDEDAQALADLISPHVPGARITVVHDSRLLLAAGGASTGVAVIAGTGSAAWGRNAAGEEARAGGWGYLLGDEGSGYWLGREAVRHSLRRMNQGLEPDTLSRALLDSCGVEEPGKLIALFHSPETGRRYWAQQARLVVEAADAGDETSARLVDQAGKDLADLAEQVVRQLGLDGPVILGSGLGMNVRRLQESFKARLAERGIVDVRILQQDPVFGVPRLVAEQRA comes from the coding sequence GTGAACAATCTTGACTCTGCCATGCATTCCCACGCGTCCACGGAGGCACTCACCGGTACCGTGATCGGGCTGGATATCGGCGGAACGAAAACGCGCGGCGTGAGGTTCGAAGACGGCGTTCCCGTCCTGGACGAAAGCGCCGGAAGCTCCAATGTGCAGAATGTGAGCCGCGAGCAGGCCATGGCAAATCTCGCCGAACTCTTCGGAAAGATCGGCGGCGGTGACATTGACCAGGTTTACGCGGGCGCCGGAGGAATTGATACCGATGAGGACGCGCAAGCGCTCGCCGACTTGATCTCCCCACACGTCCCCGGGGCGCGCATCACCGTGGTTCACGATTCCAGGCTGCTTCTGGCGGCAGGGGGAGCAAGCACGGGCGTCGCGGTGATTGCCGGAACCGGTTCTGCCGCGTGGGGACGGAATGCGGCCGGTGAGGAAGCCCGCGCCGGAGGCTGGGGTTATCTTCTGGGCGACGAGGGAAGCGGCTACTGGCTGGGCCGCGAAGCCGTGCGCCACAGCTTGCGGCGGATGAACCAGGGACTTGAGCCGGACACCCTTAGCCGTGCGTTGCTGGACTCCTGTGGCGTGGAAGAGCCTGGCAAACTGATCGCCTTGTTCCACTCCCCGGAAACCGGTCGCCGTTATTGGGCGCAACAAGCGCGGCTGGTCGTCGAGGCTGCGGACGCCGGTGATGAAACCAGCGCCAGGCTGGTGGACCAGGCGGGCAAGGACCTGGCTGACCTGGCCGAGCAGGTCGTTCGACAACTGGGCTTGGACGGTCCCGTGATTCTGGGCAGTGGGCTGGGCATGAACGTCCGCCGTCTGCAGGAATCATTCAAGGCGCGGCTGGCCGAGCGGGGTATCGTCGATGTCCGGATTCTCCAACAGGACCCTGTGTTCGGCGTCCCCCGGCTTGTGGCCGAGCAGCGGGCGTAG